From one Lotus japonicus ecotype B-129 chromosome 3, LjGifu_v1.2 genomic stretch:
- the LOC130743746 gene encoding uncharacterized protein LOC130743746, whose translation MASMFCNSALRVVSRSLTNRFRTFVQKSLIPSLFSSPSSAGITHASRILSEIGSVESTMPLHSAIANARLTSNMACYSTSWSMLSQEGKKKDGKLNSVLVNLLEKPKHDIEDSIAFVREIIEEKKKEFIELSMIDGLCDLPKPSKQLRLTCLNVFQLFK comes from the exons ATGGCTTCCATGTTCTGCAACTCAGCGTTGAGAGTAGTTTCTAGGTCCCTCACAAATCGTTTCAGAACCTTCGTTCAGAAATCGTTGATTCCCTCTTTGTTCTCTTCACCTTCCTCTGCGGGCATTACTCATGCATCAAG GATTTTGTCGGAAATTGGGAGTGTTGAGTCTACGATGCCACTCCATAGCGCAATTGCTAATGCCAGACTCACATCCAACATGGCATGCTATTCCACCAGCTGGAGCATGCTCTCTCAAG aaggaaaaaaaaaagacggAAAATTGAACTCTGTTTTGGTCAACTTGTTAGAGAAACCAAAACATGATATTGAAGATTCAATTGCGTTTGTGAGGGAGATCattgaggaaaagaagaaagagtTCATTGAACTTAGTATGATTGATGGATTGTGTGATTTACCTAAGCCTAGCAAGCAGCTCCGCCTAACATGCTTGAATGTTTTTCAACTCTTCAAATGA